One genomic region from Stackebrandtia nassauensis DSM 44728 encodes:
- the rlmB gene encoding 23S rRNA (guanosine(2251)-2'-O)-methyltransferase RlmB: protein MPGNSQPRNKRVSSKKGATKGSGGQGKKSLAGRGKTLSAADRPWHKAYTGTDVPKKTKWKQEKERRAAAAEGRAPKAGRPKRPSTQSKRRDSDGVDVLVGRNPVVEALRAHVPGTALYVVNGTELDDRIRESIRLAGNRGISILEVSKSELDRLCQGALHQGLGLQVPPFHYEEYADVLAAAGEHPQPPLLVALDGVTDPRNLGATIRSAAAFGAHGVVVPQRRAAGMTATAWRASAGAAARLPIAKATNLTRAIQQAQQAGLLVAGLDADGEIDLFDLPAAVDPLMLVVGSEGRGLSRLVGESCDLRVRIPIASAVESLNAAVAASVALAEVTRRRLA, encoded by the coding sequence GGGCGCCACCAAGGGCAGCGGCGGTCAGGGCAAGAAGTCGCTGGCGGGCCGGGGCAAGACGCTGTCGGCCGCGGACCGTCCCTGGCACAAGGCCTACACGGGCACCGACGTGCCCAAGAAGACCAAGTGGAAGCAGGAGAAGGAACGCCGGGCGGCGGCGGCCGAGGGCCGGGCCCCCAAGGCGGGCCGTCCCAAGCGTCCGTCGACCCAGTCGAAGCGACGCGACTCCGACGGTGTCGACGTGCTCGTCGGCCGCAACCCGGTCGTGGAGGCGCTGCGGGCGCACGTGCCCGGCACCGCACTGTACGTCGTCAACGGCACCGAGCTCGACGACCGGATCCGCGAGTCGATCCGGCTGGCGGGCAACCGGGGTATCTCCATACTGGAGGTCAGCAAGTCCGAACTGGACCGGCTGTGCCAGGGCGCGCTGCACCAGGGCCTGGGCCTGCAGGTGCCGCCCTTCCACTACGAGGAGTACGCCGACGTGCTGGCGGCGGCGGGCGAACACCCGCAACCGCCGCTGCTGGTCGCGCTGGACGGCGTGACCGACCCGCGCAACCTCGGCGCCACCATCCGCTCCGCGGCGGCGTTCGGCGCTCACGGCGTCGTCGTTCCGCAGCGCCGGGCCGCCGGTATGACGGCGACGGCGTGGCGGGCCTCGGCGGGAGCGGCGGCGCGGCTGCCGATCGCCAAGGCCACCAACCTGACCCGCGCCATCCAGCAGGCCCAGCAGGCGGGGCTGTTGGTGGCGGGCCTGGACGCGGACGGCGAGATCGACCTGTTCGACCTGCCCGCCGCGGTCGACCCGCTGATGCTGGTCGTGGGTTCCGAGGGCCGGGGGCTGTCGCGGCTGGTCGGCGAATCCTGTGACCTGCGGGTGCGCATCCCGATCGCCTCGGCGGTCGAGTCACTCAACGCGGCCGTCGCGGCGTCGGTGGCGCTGGCCGAGGTGACCCGTCGGCGGTTGGCCTGA